The Aeromonas encheleia genomic sequence ATGGTGGGGCTTTCCTGTGGGGCCTTCAGCCTGCTGTTCGGCGGCGACTGGCCCATCTTCCTGGTGACCTTCGTCGCCGCTGCGGTGGCGATGCGGGTGCGCCAGCTGATGGCCCGCCATCATCACAGCCCGCTCATCAACTTCGCCGTGACCGGGTTTGTCGCCACCCTGATCGCCTCCAGCGCCACCTACTTCCAGTGGGGAGGCCAACCCTATCTCACCATGGCGGCCAGCGTGCTGTTGCTGGTGCCGGGCTTCCCGCTCATCAACGCCGTGTCCGACATGGTGAAGGGCTACTTCAATCTGGGGCTGGCCCGTTGGGGCACGGCGACCCTGCTCACCGTCAGCGCCGTCATCGGCATAGTGCTGGCCATGTCGGTCACCGGGATCTGGGGCTGGAAGCTGTGGTGGGACTCGATATGAGGCGAAATGAAAGAGCCTGCGGGCCAGGGCCATCCCCCCTAGGTGCAACATTTATCCGCCGCCAGCAGTTGCCGGTTCGGCTCAGCAGGGAATGGGGGGTTGCGCCATGATGGATCTGCTCCTGCTGCTGGCCAGGGATGCGTTCTGGTCGGCCATCCCGGCGGTAGGCTTCGCCATGCTGTTCAACGTGCCGCCGCGCATGCTGAAGTATTGCGCCATGGGCGGTGCCCTGGCCCACAGCCTGCGTACCCTGCTGATCCATTACGGCATGCCCATCGAGTGGGCCACCCTGGCGGCGTCCACCACGGTCGGCTTTGTCTGCGTCTACTGGTCGCAGCGTCTGCTGGCCCCCCGGCCGGTGTTCAGCGTCGCCTCCATCATCCCCATGATCCCCGGCAGCTATGCGTTCAAGACCATGATCGCCGTGGTGGAGCTCAACATCTCGGGGGTGACCACCGAGCTCATCCATCATGCGGTGACCAATGGCCTCAAGGTGTTGTTTATCGTGGGGGCGCTCAGTTTCGGTTTGGCGATCCCCTCCCTGGTCGTGTACCGTAACCGGCCCATTGTCTGAGACAGGCTGCAAGAGGCTGAACCCATGCAAATTTCCATGATTGCCGCCATGGCGCAGGATCGCGTTATCGGGCTGGACAACCAGATGCCCTGGCACCTGCCCGCCGATCTGGCCCACTTCAAGCGGGTCACGCTGGGCAAGCCGGTGCTGATGGGGCGCAAGACCTTCGAGTCCATCGGTCGGCCGCTGCCCGGTCGTCGCAACCTGGTGATCAGCCGCAACCCCGATTACCGGGTCGATGGGGTGGAGGTGGTCGATTCGGTCGAGGCCGCGCTGGCGCTGCTGGCGAGCGGCGAGGCGGTGGATGAGCTGATGGTGATCGGCGGTGGCCATCTCTATGGCCAACTGTTGCCCAGGGCGGATCGCCTCTACCTGACCCGGATCGAGCTGGCGGTCCCGGGGGACACCCGTTTCCCCGCCTTCGACGAGGGGGAGTGGCTGTGCCTCGAGCGCGAGGCGCACCCGGCGGACGAGAAGAACCCGCACCCCTACCGTTTCGAGACCTGGCAGCGACGCTAGTCCACTCGCACCAAGCAGGCCCCTCCCGTTGCGAGGGGCTTTTTTTTTTGCGGCTTGGCCGTCGCACCCGGCATCGGTTCTCGCTCTGCCCAACCCCCTCCGAGTGTTCCCCTCATAGCGATTAAATATAGTTAGTATTGTAATCATTCAAGGGCCCTTCATGGGAGGCAGCCATCCACCCGGGAATGGCCCTCCGCCATGACCCTCACTCGCTTGATTTTGCTCATTAAATGGAATGGTTATGGATTTTTATTGCAAGAATCTCATGTTTTTTCGGTGTTGTTCGGTCATCTGTTGAATTTTTGTTGCTGTAAATAAGTTATAAAAATCAGTTATTTATGACTGAAGCAATTTGTTGGGACTCTTATGGTTCTTTTGTTATTCATGTAAATTGTTTAGTGTAGAAAGTAATTGGTTCGCGTTCGGCAGGCTAATCACCCAGATGTCGACCATGAAAAAAGGACAGTATGACAGTCAAACTCGAAGTCAAATCACTCTATAAAATCTTCGGAGAACATCCGGAAAAGGCCTTCAAATTGCTGGCGAAAGGCCACGACCGCGCCAGCATCCTGCACAAGACAGGACAGACATTGGGGGTGCAGGGGGTCGATCTGGCCATCCACGAGGGGGAGATCTTCGTGGTGATGGGCCTCTCCGGCTCGGGCAAATCCACCCTGGTGCGCCTCTTCAACCGCCTCATCGAGCCGACCCGTGGTCAGGTGCTGATCGACGGCGAGGACATAGCCGCCATCTCGGACAGCGAGCTGCGCCAGGTGCGGCGCAAGAAGATCAGCATGGTGTTTCAATCCTTCGCCCTGATGCCCCACCTGAGCGTGCTGGAAAATACCGCCTTTGGCCTGGAGCTGGCCGGGGTGCCGCTGGCGGAGCGCCAGCAGAGTGCCCGTCAGGCGCTGCATCAGGTGGGCCTGGGGCAGTGGATTGACGCCTACCCCGATGCCCTCTCCGGCGGCATGAAGCAGCGGGTCGGCCTGGCCAGGGCGCTGGCCAATGACCCCGATATCCTGCTGATGGACGAGGCCTTCTCCGCGCTGGATCCGCTGATCCGCACCGAGATGCAGGACGAGCTGCTCAAGCTGCAGGCCAGCCAGCAGCGCACCATCGTCTTCATCTCCCACGATCTGGACGAGGCGATGCGCATCGGCGATCGCATCGCCATCATGCAGGATGGCCAGGTGGTGCAGGTCGGCACCCCGGACGAGATCCTGAACCAGCCCGCCAACGACTATGTGCGCGCCTTCTTTCGCGGGGTGGATCTCGCCAACGTGTTCAGCGCCCGGGATGTGGCCAGTCGCAAGCAGACGCCGCTCATCAAGAAACACACAACGGATGGGCCGGGCAACGCCCTGCGCCAGCTCAAGGAGCTGGAGCGGGAGTACGGCTACGTGGTGGATCGCAGCCGCCACTTCATTGGGGTCGTCTCGGTCGAGTCGCTGAGTCAGGCGGTGCGTGACAGGGGGAGCCTGGAGCAGGCGCTGCTGGCGGATATCCAGCCCATCCTGGCTGACACCTCCCTCAACGAACTCATCAGCCAGGTGGCCGCCGCACCCTGTCAGGTGCCCGTGGTCGAGCAAGATGGCACCTACCTTGGGCTTATCTCCAAGGCCAACCTGCTGAACACCCTGGACAGGAGTACCCCGCTATGAATTTGATCCCTCACCGTCTGCTGGCCGGCTTGCTGGCACTGTTGTTATTGGCGAGCTGCCCCGCCTGGGCCGACGAGGCGCAGGCCGATCCCTGGGCCGCCACGGCCACCACCGCCACCAGCGATCCCTGGGGCAGCACCGAAACCCAGGCCGCCGACTGGCAGAACCAGATCGCCACGGCGGATACCGGGGCCTCCATCGACTGGCTGGATCCCTTCCAGCAGGCTTTGGTGCCGCTGGACCGCTGGGTCGAGAGCGGCATCGGCTGGCTGGTGGAGAACCTGCGGCCGGTGTTCCAGCTGGTGCGGGCGCCGGTGGAGCTGACCCTCAACGCCATGACCCACCTGCTGCAGACGGTGCCCTCCGCCCTGATGATAGGCTTGCTGACCCTGATCGCCTGGCAGCTGGTCAACGGCCGCATGGCGCTCGGCACGCTTGTTTCTCTGGTGATGATTGGCCTTATCGGTGCCTGGTCCGATGCCATGGTGACCCTGTCGCTGGTGCTGACCTCGCTGTTCTTCTGCGTCCTGATCGGGCTGCCGGTCGGCATCCTGCTGGCCCGTAGCGAGCGGCTCTCCACCTGGACCCGGCCGCTGCTGGATGCCATGCAGACCACCCCGGCCTTCGTCTACCTCATCCCCATCGTCATGCTGTTTGGCATCGGCAACGTGCCCGGGGTGGTGGTGACCGTCATCTTCGCCCTGCCGCCCATGATCCGGCTGACCATGCTGGGGATCCGGCAGGTGCCCGCCGATCTGGTGGAGGCGGCCCACTCATTCGGTGCCAGCCCCTCCCAACTGCTGTTCAAGGTGCAGCTGCCGCTCGCCATGCCCACCATCATGGCCGGGGTCAACCAGACCCTGATGCTGGCGCTCTCCATGGTGGTGATCGCCTCCATGATCGCGGTCGGCGGCCTGGGCCAGATGGTGCTGCGCGGCATAGGCCGCCTCGACATGGGGCTCGCCTCCATCGGCGGCCTCGGCATAGTGCTGCTGGCCATCGTCCTCGACCGCCTGACCCAGGCGATGGGGCAGCCGGATCGCAGCCGGGTCGGCCGCTGGTATCAGCGTGGCCCCATGGCGCTGCTGCTGCGCCTGTGCGGTCGCAGCAAATCCATTCATTGCAAAGGAGTAACCTCATGAGACGCATCACCAAGAGCCTGACCCTGGGCACCCTGTTGCTGAGCACGGTCGCCATGGCCAGCACCGAGCTGCCGGGGGAGGGCGTCAAGGTGCAGCCCCTGCAGAGCTCCTTGCCGGAAGAGGCCTTCCAGAGCCTGCTGGTCAGCAAGCTGATGACGCGGCTGGGTTATGAGGTGCGACCCGCGCAGGAGGTGGACTACAACGTGGCTTACGCCTCGGTGGCGCAGGGGGACGGCACCTTCCTGGCCTTTAACTGGATCCCGTTGCAGGACAACAAGTACGAGCAGGCGGGGGGGGACAAGGTGTTCTTCCGCCAGGGCACCTATGTGGCCGGCGCGGCCCAGGGCTATCTCATCGACAAGCAGACCGCGACCCAATACGGCATCACCAACCTGGGTCAGCTCAAGGATCCCAAGCTGGCGGCGCTGTTTGACGGCGACGGTGACGGCAAGGCGGATCTGGTGGGCTGCAACCCGGGCTGGGGCTGCGAAGGGGCGATCAACCAGCATCTCGACGAGTTCGGCCTGACCCCGACCGTCAGCCACAAGCAGGGCAACTACGCGGCCCTGGTCGCCGATACCCTGGCCCGCTACCAGAGCGGCAAGCCGGTGCTCTATTACACCTGGACCCCTTACTGGCTCAGCAGCGAGCTGGTGCCGGGGCGGGACGTGGTGTGGCTGGAGGTGCCGGCCGATGCCAGGGGGGCGGACCAGACCCGCTTGCCGAATGGCAAGAACTATGGCTTTGCCGTCAACACCATGCACATAGTCGCCAACAAGGCCTTCACCGATGCCAACCCGGCGGCCGCCAAGCTGTTCAGCATCGTCAAGCTGCCCCTCAACGACATCAACATCCAGAACGGGCTGATGAACAAGGGACAGAACAAGCCGGCGGATGTGGAGCGTCATGCGGATGCCTGGCTCAAGGGGCACCAGGCCCTGGTCGACGGCTGGTTGGCCCAGGCCCGCGCCGCCGCGCAGTAGGCCGAGCCGGCGGGCAAGGAAGCTCGCTCCGAACCCCGCTGGTTTCAGCAAGCGAAACAGCAAACAAAACGCCCGGCAGTTGCCGGGCGTTTTTTATGGTCAAAGCAGCCTATCAACCGGCGGATCAGATGCCGGAGCCGTCGTGCTCGCCCTTCTCCTCGTGCAGGCCACATTCGCGCTTGAGGCCGAAGAAGCGGGTCTGCTCCTCGCTCATGCCCGGCTCCCACTTGGTGGTGGTGTGCACGTCGCCGACCGAGAGGTAGCCCTGATCCCACAGCGGGTGATAGGGCAGGTCAAACTCCTTGAAGTAGTAGAAGACGTCCTTGTTGCTCCAGTCGATGACCGGCAGGAACTTGAAGCGGCCGCGGGCGATGGCCAGCACCGGCAGCTTGCCACGGCTGCCAGATTGCTCCCGGCGCAGGCCGGAGAACCAGGTCTGGGCGCCGAGCTCCCGCAGGGCCCTGTCCATGGGCTCCACCTTGTTGAGCTGGTTGTAGCGGGTGATCCCCTCGACCCCCTGCTCCCACAGCAGGCCGAAGCGGGCCTCCTGCCAGGCCGGTGACAGCTCGGCCCGGTAGACCTTGAGATTCAAGGCGAGGCGCTCGGTCAGCTCGTCGATGAAGCGGTAGGTCTCCGGAAACAGGTAGCCGGTATCGGTCAGCACCACAGGCACCTCGGCCCGCTCGCGGCTCACCAGGTGCAGCATCAGCGCCGCCTGGATGCCGAAGCTGGACGACAGCACGTGTTCTCCCGGCAGCTCGGCCAGCGCCCAGCGCACTCGCTCGGGGGCGCTCATGGCATCCAGCTCCCGGTTGAGGGGAGCCAGCGCCTCGGTTTGCTCCTCCCGGCTCAGGCCGAGGAGGGATTGCAGATCAAGCGGCATAGAAGTCTCTCGCTGAATCGATGACGGGGGCCACCACCTTGGTGCGGATCACGAAGTCGCCGAAGCACTCGGCGCCCTGGCGCTCCTTGGCCCAGCGGCCGATGAGGGCATCCAGCTCGGCCAGGATCTGCGGCTCTGTGATGTTCTCCTGATAGAGGCGCGGGATGCGGGTCCCCTCCAGGTTGCCGCCCAGGTGCAGGTTGTAGCGACCGGGGGCCTTGCCCACCAGTCCCACCTCCGCCAGCATGGCGCGGCCGCAGCCGTTGGGGCAGCCGGTGACCCGGAAGATGATGGCGTCATCCGCCAGCCCGTGTTTGGTCAGCAGGCCTTCGATGTCGCTGACGAAGGCCGGCAGCATGCGCTCGGCTTCCGCCATCGCCAGCGGGCAGGTGGGCAGGGCCACGCAGGCCATGGACTGCTTGCGCTGCTCGCTCACGCCATCGTCCAGCAGGCCGTATTGACGGGCCAGCCCCTCGATGCGCGCCTTCTCGCCGGCGGGGACGCCGGCGATGATCAGGTTCTGGTTGGCGGTCAGGCGGAAATCCCCCTGATGGACGCGGGCGATCGCCAGCATGCCGGTCTTGAGCGGCTTGCCCGGGAAGTCCAGCAGGCGGCCGTTCTCGATGAACAGCGTGAGGTGATGCTTGCCGTCTATCCCCTCTACCCAACCGAAGCGATCCCCACGGCTGGTGAATTCATAGGGGCGCACCGGGCCGAACGGGATGCCGGCGCGGCGCTCCACCTCGGCCTTGAAGGCCTCGACACCGACCCGTTCCAGCGTGTACTTGGTCTTGGCGTTCTTGCGGCTGACCCTGTTGCCCCAGTCGCGCTGGGTGCCGACCACGGCGGCGGCCACTTCCAGCACGTGGGAGAGCGGAATGAAGCCGAAGTCGCTCGCCTTGCGCGGGTAGGTGCTGGTGTCGCCGTGGGTCATGGCCAGACCGCCGCCCACCAGCACGTTGAAGCCCACCAGCTTGCCGTGATCGCTGATGGCCACGAAGTTGAGATCGTTGGCGTGGATGTCCACGTCGTTGTGGGGCGGGATCACCACAGTGGTCTTGAACTTGCGCGGCAGGTAGTTGGAGCCCAGGATCGGCTCCTCATCCTCGCCGAGCTTCTCCCCGTCCAGCCAGATCTCCACGTAGGCGCGGGTCTTGGGCAGCAGGTGCTCGGAGATCTTCTTGGCCCACTCGTAGGCCTCCTGGTGCAACTCGGACTCGACCGGGTTGCTGGTGCAGAGCACGTTGCGGTTCACGTCACCGGCGGTGGCGATGGAGTCGATACCGGTGCCGTTGAGGGTCTGGTGCATCAGCTTGATGTCGCGCTTGAGCACCCCGTGGAACTGGAAGGTCTGGCGGGTGGTGAGGCGGATGCTGCCGTACAGGCTGTGATCCTCGGCGAACTTGTCGATCACCTGCCACTGGGCCGGGGTGATGATGCCGCCCGGCAGGCGGGCCCGCAGCATGACGTTGTGCAGCGGCTCCAGCTTCTGGGCGGTGCGCTCGGCGCGGATGTCTCTGTCATCCTGCTGGTACATGCCGTGGAAGCGGATCAGCTGGAAATTGTCGCCGTTGAAGCCACCGGTGAGCGGGTCCTGAAGATCCTTCTCTATGGTGCCGCGCAGGAAGTTGCTCTCACGCTTGAGGCGCTCGTTGTCGGACAGTGGCCCTTCAACCGGTCCTGCTTCTTGCTTCGAGATTGTTTGCTTGCTCATCAATAGACATCCCTTTGATAACGTTTGGCACGACGCAATTCGCTCAGATACTCTTCTGCTTCCTCATGGCTCTTGTGACCATGTTCGGCAATCACCTCCAGCAGGGCTTGCTGCACATCCTTCGCCATGTGGTTGGCATCGCCACAGACGTAGAAGTGGGCGCCGGCCTCCAGCCACTGGAACAGCTCGGCCCCCTGCTCGCGCAACTTGTCCTGCACATAGATCTTGTGGCCCTGATCCCGGCTGAAGGCCAGGGAAATTTTCGACAGCAGGCCGGACTTCACATAACGCTGCCACTCCACCTGATAGAGGAAGTCTTGGGTGGCGTGAGGGTTGCCGAAGAACAGCCAGTTCTTGCCCTCTGCCCCTGTGGTTTCCCGCTCCTGCAGGAAGGCGCGAAACGGCGCTATGCCGGTGCCGGGGCCCACCATGATCAGTGGAGTCTGCGGGTTTGCCGGCAGGCGGAAGTTGTCGTTGTGCTCCACGAACACCCGCACCTCGGCCTCTTCCGGCAGCCTGTCCGCCAGATAGGAGGAGGCGCCGCCGCTACGCAGGGTGCCATCGGCCTGGGGATGGCGTACCACGCCCACGGTCAGGTGCACCTCCTCTTCCACCTCGCTCTGGGCGGAGGCGATGGAGTAGAGGCGCGGGGTGAGCGGGCGCAGCAGCGCGACGAGTTGTTCGGCGCCGAGTCTGGCGGGGAAGCGCTTGAGCACATCCACCACCTGGGCCGCGGCGACCAGGGCATTGACCTGGGCCTTGTCCCCCGCCAGATCCTTCAGGGCGGCGTTGCCCGAGATGTCGGCCAGGCCTGTGATGAAGCCGCCGTGCAGCCGGGTCAGCTCGAAATGCTGGGTCAGCGCGGTGCGCAGCGGGCCCTGGGCGGTGACTTCATCGCCATTGAGGCCGGTCAGGGTCAGCACCTCGCTCACCAGCGCGGCATCGTTGTCGAACCAGATGCCGAGGGCGTCGCCGGGTTGATACTGGATGCCGGATTCCTCAAGGTTGATCTCGATATGGCGGATGTCCTTGGTCGAGTCGCGGCCGGTGATCTTCTGGTTGAGTGACAGCCGGGCCGGGAAGGGGTTCTCCTTGTGATACTGGCTGTGACCGACGGCACTTTGTACCGCACCGGCCACGCTGGCGGTTGCCGTGCCGGCCTTGAGGGTAGTAGCGGCGGCCTTGACCGCCTGCTCGCCCCAGGCCTTGGCGGCCGCCTGGTAGTCCACGTCCAGGCTGGCGAGTTCATGCAGGCGCTCGGCGCCCGCCTTTGCCAGGAAGTCGTCGAAGTCTTTGCCGGTCTGGCAGAAGAATTCGTAGGAGCTGTCGCCCAGCCCCAGCACGGCGAATTTGAGCCCCTCCAGCTTGCCTATCTTGCCCTTCTTGAGCTGCTCGAACAGATCCACCGCGCTCTCCGGCGGCTCCCCCTCCCCGTAAGTGCTCACTACCACCAGCAGGTGGCTCTCTTTCTTGAGCTGCTTGGGCTTGTAGTCGGCCATGGAGATCAGGGTGACGGGCAGGCCGAGGGCCTGCGCCTGTTGCTGGATGACGCTCGCCACGCCCTTGGCGTTGCCGGTCTGGGAGCCGTAGAGGATGGTCAGGCTGCCACCCGCTGCCGGGCTGGTAGCGGCGCCTGAGATCGGCTGGCTGCCGGATTGGGAGAGGCCATAGAGATAGCCGCTCACCCAGGCCAGTTGCTGGGTGTTGAGGGTCGCGAGGACCTGATTCAGCTGGCGTTGCTGGTCGCCAGAGAGGGGAGAGATATCCGTAAGTTGCATCACACACGTCTTCCATGGTCTGATTTTTGGTCAGGTTAAGGGGCGCGATGGATAACAACAAAGAATAAAAATGTCTTCTTTATGCGATTTGTGAATTTATAAAGTCAGGATCCGGCTCAAGCCGCCCTTGACCCGTGTTATAAAAGCGCAGTGATGAGTCCTTCCGTCAGCCACACAGGATAGATGTCGATGACCAGATTGTTTCATGTCAATGCCTTCAGCCAGCGCCCCTTCGGTGGCAACCCCGCCGTGGTGGTGCTGGGGCCCGAGCGGCCCGATGCCGAGCTACAGGCCATGGCGGCGGAGTTCAACCTGTCGGAGACCGCCTTCCTCAGCCCCATCGGGCCCGCGCACTACCGGCTGCGCTGGTTCACCCCGGCGGTGGAGGTAGATCTCTGCGGCCACGGCACCCTGGCGGCCGCCCATGTGCTGTGGCAGGCAGGGGCGGTGGCCCGTGCGCAGACCCTGCGCTTCGAGACCCGCAGCGGCGAGCTGCAGGCTTGCCGTGAGGGGGAGTGGATCCGGCTCGACTTCCCGCGTATCCCGCTGGCCCCCCTGACGCTGGATCCGGCCTACGCCGCAGCGCTCGGTTGCCGGCCGCTGAAAACCCTGGCGGCCGGCGCCAAGTTCCTGCTGGAGCTGGGGAGCGAGGAGGAGGTGAGGGCGCTCAAGCCGGATTTCCACGCCCTGCGCGCTCTGCCCGGTCGCGGCCTGATGGTGACGGCGCCGTCCAGCCGCACGGACGATGACTTCGTCTCCCGCTACTTCGCCCCCTGGGTCGGGGTGGAGGAGGATCCGGTCACCGGCTCCAACCACTGCGCCCTGGTGCCGTTCTGGGCCGAGCGCCTCGGCAAGACACAGCTGCGGGCGCGTCAGATCTCCGCCCGGGAGGGGGAGCTGAGGCTCAGCCTGGCGGGGGAGCGGGTGCTGATGGCGGGTCAGGCGCTGACCCTGTGGCAGGGGGAATGGCTGCTGCCACCCGGCGCGTAAGCCGCAAGCCGGCAGTTTCTCTTCGCCATAAAAAACGCCCCGCAGTTGCGGGGCGTTTTTAGTGCTATCGAGCATTCAGGCCAGGCCTGAGGCGATGGCTTATTTCTGTTGCGGGCGCAGGGCCGGGAACAGGATGACGTCGCGGATGGTGTGGCTGTTGGTGAACAGCATCACCAGACGGTCGATACCAATGCCCTGACCGGCGGTCGGCGGCAGGCCGTGTTCCAGCGCGGTCACGAAGTCGGCGTCGTAGAACATGGCTTCGTCGTCACCGGCTTCTTTCTGGTTCACCTGATCCTGGAAGCGCTTGGCCTGATCTTCCGCATCGTTCAGCTCGGAGAAGCCGTTGGCCAGCTCGCGGCCACCGATGAAGAACTCGAAGCGGTCGGTCACGTCAGGGTTCTGGTCGTTGCGACGGGCCAGCGGGGAGACGGCGGCCGGGTACTCGGTGATGAAGGTCGGTTGCAGCAGCATGTGTTCGACCGTCTCTTCGAAGATGGCGGTGATCACGTGACCCAGCTCCCAGCCCTTCATCAGATCGATGTGCAGACGCTTGGCGACGGCCTTGGCGCTCTCCAAGGTGGACAGATCTTCCAGCGTCACGCCCTCGGCGTACTTCAGGATGGAGTCCACCATGGTGAGGCGCTGGAACGGCTGACCGAAGTCGATGGTCAGGCCCTCTTCGCCCTCTTTGGCGTAATGGATCTTGGTGTCACCCAGGATGTCCTGGGCCAGGGTGCGCAGCAGCTCCTCGGTCAGGTCCATCAGATCGATGTAATCGGCGTACGCCATGTAGAACTCGATCATGGTGAACTCGGGGTTGTGACGCACCGAGATGCCTTCGTTACGGAAGTTGCGGTTGATCTCGTACACGCGCTCGAAACCACCGACCACCAGCCGCTTCAGATAGAGCTCGGGGGCGATACGCAGGTACATGTCGATGTCCAGCGCATTGTGGTGAGTGACGAACGGACGCGCGGAGGCACCACCCGGGATGACCTGCATCATGGGGGTTTCCACTTCCATGAAGCGCTTCTCGTTGAAGAACTTGCGGATGCCGGAGACCACCTGGGTGCGGATCATGAAGGTCTTGCGGGACTCTTCGTTGGCGATCAGATCCAGGTAACGCTGGCGGCAGCGTGCTTCCTGATCGGTCAGGCCCTTGTGCTTCTCGGGCAGCGGACGCAGCGCCTTGGTCAGCAGACGGATGGTGGAGACGTGGACGGAGAGCTCGCCGGTGTTGGTGCGGAACAGGGTCCCTTCCACGCCGACGATGTCGCCCAGATCCCACTTCTTGAACTGCTCGTTGTAGAAGCCTTCCGGCAGATCGTCACGGGTCACGTAGATCTGGATCTTGCCAGCCATGTCCTGCAGGGTCGCGAAGGAAGCCTTACCCATGAT encodes the following:
- a CDS encoding threonine/serine exporter family protein, whose protein sequence is MRSITPRRVLSPEQQTEITRIIVKVGQLLAQHGAEGRIIEQTTVRLGLALGLESVEMAISASAIVLTSLYQGNCVTTTRRVRDQGINMQVVCEVQRLCILAEKELVGVREVRQRLDGIVPFHYHPWLVVPMVGLSCGAFSLLFGGDWPIFLVTFVAAAVAMRVRQLMARHHHSPLINFAVTGFVATLIASSATYFQWGGQPYLTMAASVLLLVPGFPLINAVSDMVKGYFNLGLARWGTATLLTVSAVIGIVLAMSVTGIWGWKLWWDSI
- a CDS encoding threonine/serine exporter family protein produces the protein MMDLLLLLARDAFWSAIPAVGFAMLFNVPPRMLKYCAMGGALAHSLRTLLIHYGMPIEWATLAASTTVGFVCVYWSQRLLAPRPVFSVASIIPMIPGSYAFKTMIAVVELNISGVTTELIHHAVTNGLKVLFIVGALSFGLAIPSLVVYRNRPIV
- the folA gene encoding type 3 dihydrofolate reductase, producing MQISMIAAMAQDRVIGLDNQMPWHLPADLAHFKRVTLGKPVLMGRKTFESIGRPLPGRRNLVISRNPDYRVDGVEVVDSVEAALALLASGEAVDELMVIGGGHLYGQLLPRADRLYLTRIELAVPGDTRFPAFDEGEWLCLEREAHPADEKNPHPYRFETWQRR
- the proV gene encoding glycine betaine/L-proline ABC transporter ATP-binding protein ProV — translated: MTVKLEVKSLYKIFGEHPEKAFKLLAKGHDRASILHKTGQTLGVQGVDLAIHEGEIFVVMGLSGSGKSTLVRLFNRLIEPTRGQVLIDGEDIAAISDSELRQVRRKKISMVFQSFALMPHLSVLENTAFGLELAGVPLAERQQSARQALHQVGLGQWIDAYPDALSGGMKQRVGLARALANDPDILLMDEAFSALDPLIRTEMQDELLKLQASQQRTIVFISHDLDEAMRIGDRIAIMQDGQVVQVGTPDEILNQPANDYVRAFFRGVDLANVFSARDVASRKQTPLIKKHTTDGPGNALRQLKELEREYGYVVDRSRHFIGVVSVESLSQAVRDRGSLEQALLADIQPILADTSLNELISQVAAAPCQVPVVEQDGTYLGLISKANLLNTLDRSTPL
- the proW gene encoding glycine betaine/L-proline ABC transporter permease ProW, giving the protein MNLIPHRLLAGLLALLLLASCPAWADEAQADPWAATATTATSDPWGSTETQAADWQNQIATADTGASIDWLDPFQQALVPLDRWVESGIGWLVENLRPVFQLVRAPVELTLNAMTHLLQTVPSALMIGLLTLIAWQLVNGRMALGTLVSLVMIGLIGAWSDAMVTLSLVLTSLFFCVLIGLPVGILLARSERLSTWTRPLLDAMQTTPAFVYLIPIVMLFGIGNVPGVVVTVIFALPPMIRLTMLGIRQVPADLVEAAHSFGASPSQLLFKVQLPLAMPTIMAGVNQTLMLALSMVVIASMIAVGGLGQMVLRGIGRLDMGLASIGGLGIVLLAIVLDRLTQAMGQPDRSRVGRWYQRGPMALLLRLCGRSKSIHCKGVTS
- the proX gene encoding glycine betaine/L-proline ABC transporter substrate-binding protein ProX — protein: MRRITKSLTLGTLLLSTVAMASTELPGEGVKVQPLQSSLPEEAFQSLLVSKLMTRLGYEVRPAQEVDYNVAYASVAQGDGTFLAFNWIPLQDNKYEQAGGDKVFFRQGTYVAGAAQGYLIDKQTATQYGITNLGQLKDPKLAALFDGDGDGKADLVGCNPGWGCEGAINQHLDEFGLTPTVSHKQGNYAALVADTLARYQSGKPVLYYTWTPYWLSSELVPGRDVVWLEVPADARGADQTRLPNGKNYGFAVNTMHIVANKAFTDANPAAAKLFSIVKLPLNDINIQNGLMNKGQNKPADVERHADAWLKGHQALVDGWLAQARAAAQ
- a CDS encoding phosphoadenylyl-sulfate reductase is translated as MPLDLQSLLGLSREEQTEALAPLNRELDAMSAPERVRWALAELPGEHVLSSSFGIQAALMLHLVSRERAEVPVVLTDTGYLFPETYRFIDELTERLALNLKVYRAELSPAWQEARFGLLWEQGVEGITRYNQLNKVEPMDRALRELGAQTWFSGLRREQSGSRGKLPVLAIARGRFKFLPVIDWSNKDVFYYFKEFDLPYHPLWDQGYLSVGDVHTTTKWEPGMSEEQTRFFGLKRECGLHEEKGEHDGSGI
- the cysI gene encoding assimilatory sulfite reductase (NADPH) hemoprotein subunit; amino-acid sequence: MSKQTISKQEAGPVEGPLSDNERLKRESNFLRGTIEKDLQDPLTGGFNGDNFQLIRFHGMYQQDDRDIRAERTAQKLEPLHNVMLRARLPGGIITPAQWQVIDKFAEDHSLYGSIRLTTRQTFQFHGVLKRDIKLMHQTLNGTGIDSIATAGDVNRNVLCTSNPVESELHQEAYEWAKKISEHLLPKTRAYVEIWLDGEKLGEDEEPILGSNYLPRKFKTTVVIPPHNDVDIHANDLNFVAISDHGKLVGFNVLVGGGLAMTHGDTSTYPRKASDFGFIPLSHVLEVAAAVVGTQRDWGNRVSRKNAKTKYTLERVGVEAFKAEVERRAGIPFGPVRPYEFTSRGDRFGWVEGIDGKHHLTLFIENGRLLDFPGKPLKTGMLAIARVHQGDFRLTANQNLIIAGVPAGEKARIEGLARQYGLLDDGVSEQRKQSMACVALPTCPLAMAEAERMLPAFVSDIEGLLTKHGLADDAIIFRVTGCPNGCGRAMLAEVGLVGKAPGRYNLHLGGNLEGTRIPRLYQENITEPQILAELDALIGRWAKERQGAECFGDFVIRTKVVAPVIDSARDFYAA
- a CDS encoding assimilatory sulfite reductase (NADPH) flavoprotein subunit, which gives rise to MQLTDISPLSGDQQRQLNQVLATLNTQQLAWVSGYLYGLSQSGSQPISGAATSPAAGGSLTILYGSQTGNAKGVASVIQQQAQALGLPVTLISMADYKPKQLKKESHLLVVVSTYGEGEPPESAVDLFEQLKKGKIGKLEGLKFAVLGLGDSSYEFFCQTGKDFDDFLAKAGAERLHELASLDVDYQAAAKAWGEQAVKAAATTLKAGTATASVAGAVQSAVGHSQYHKENPFPARLSLNQKITGRDSTKDIRHIEINLEESGIQYQPGDALGIWFDNDAALVSEVLTLTGLNGDEVTAQGPLRTALTQHFELTRLHGGFITGLADISGNAALKDLAGDKAQVNALVAAAQVVDVLKRFPARLGAEQLVALLRPLTPRLYSIASAQSEVEEEVHLTVGVVRHPQADGTLRSGGASSYLADRLPEEAEVRVFVEHNDNFRLPANPQTPLIMVGPGTGIAPFRAFLQERETTGAEGKNWLFFGNPHATQDFLYQVEWQRYVKSGLLSKISLAFSRDQGHKIYVQDKLREQGAELFQWLEAGAHFYVCGDANHMAKDVQQALLEVIAEHGHKSHEEAEEYLSELRRAKRYQRDVY